In Pectinophora gossypiella chromosome 1, ilPecGoss1.1, whole genome shotgun sequence, one genomic interval encodes:
- the LOC126369996 gene encoding titin-like: MTSKEIVSPKEVVSHREIPLKETESHNDIMLPKEPEFHASQVIVVHKETVFAEEIVSPMKAESRKEIVLSKEAVSLKEILSSKEIVSLTETASPRDVVLPKEIVSPKDGESPKKIVLTKEAVSPKKTVSPKEVVSPKEMISLKNIVSSKVIVPPEEAVSPKKLVSPKETASLVKTDSLKEVISPIEVVSPKNTESLKKVVSPKEVQSLKGLTSPKELVSPTEGVSPKEAISLKDTILPEADVSHKEVKSPKEAVLPKEAVSPKEDVSPKYGKSLKETTSSKEIVSPRDAEFLKEITLPKESVSPKEVISPKEIVSPKKAVSTKEVESPKEVVSTKDVMPPKVMAAPQEAVSPKGAESIEEAVMPKEVVLSIEAVSPKETISPKKPESSKEVVSPKGAESPKEAVSPKEIISPKGGESSKEIGSSIVGVSPELTTSPNKQLSPKEVVSPKEVVSPKEAELPEEAVSPKEVGSSIYAVSPEETISPKKPEPPKEVVSLKEAESPQEAISPKEAESPNEATSPKGVVSPIDTVSPEETISPKEAESAKELVSPKEAESAKEAVSPKEVILPKEAISPKDIVSPKEAIPLKEIVSPKEDESPKEDESPKEDESSKEIGLPVVGSSPERTTSPNKHLSPKEVVSPKEVVSSKEAELPKEALSPKEVISSKEVISPKDIASPKEAVSPTLIVSPKKALSRKDGESFKEIGSPIVGASPEQTTSLNEQLSPKEVVSPKEVSPKEAESRKEDVSPQEIISPKEVTSPEDTASPKQAVSPQEIVSPIEGASPVKTSSPKEKISPKEVVSPKEVVSPKETVSPKEVISPKEIVSSKEAESPKQAVPPQEVVSPKEAMSPKHIASPKETVSPKEVISPKEIVSSKEAESPKQAVPPQEVVSPKEAMSPKHIASPKETVSPKEVVSSKEVESPKKAVSLGEVVSPQEAESLKESKSTKHESPEEVLPAKEASLKHVSLPKKDSSSKEIVYLKDRGPLEQSTVEISTVDKKPHTSTSSSTSVSMEVSMPRLLRSLSRKSTFDLKTEVGYEDLDESGTQLKDKETTPPKEGSILTHPHVEQELKPKKSFKLSDIAVFAKEPLEKETTATQEENSPWPLNSRRKSSEPNVFPYKKTSITDQSEDEEPPKPSHERRKSTVLGVDKAAVEEELSHIKYSQDEAIVPFETEEWELDKRPKSSEVEIELNKITYSQEDKKKVEQLPSEAASVIERSLLPPPDERLSTGSATTYKSYETPLLKQESKLYSSSESMQEIDEKVASKSIGKKMKDLMQGSKPKVLQSKDTLQMEDERQNLKLLLKEMQQKELTGDELPDSTGLAIHDEPQKPTLPNIPSTYDPKDHKAFLTFNEDVETFEVPKGDKYSISSNADAEKKKQFHAQSIMSYVDDIKKKAKASPETIVEPETEPIKKTLTMRELLEKERADLSPVDSVSHTSYGVEDFIMKEKSSKIAKEVPVRQVSAKDIPVKQVPAKVSGKEGPSKGKDMSKIIESDSSVEVYLETEPDEKKPKIPRGHVRLNVEEGENEQEKMNKDEKESGADAKSPPK, encoded by the coding sequence ATGACATCTAAAGAAATTGTATCGCCTAAAGAAGTTGTGTCACATAGAGAAATACCACTAAAAGAAACTGAGTCACACAATGATATTATGTTGCCTAAAGAGCCAGAATTCCATGCATCTCAAGTAATCGTAGTGCATAAGGAGACTGTGTTCGCAGAAGAAATAGTATCACCTATGAAAGCCGAGTCACGAAAAGAAATAGTTTTGTCTAAGGAAGCCGTGTCACTTAAAGAAATACTTTCATCTAAAGAAATAGTATCGCTTACAGAAACTGCATCACCTAGAGACGTAGTGTTACCTAAAGAAATAGTATCGCCTAAGGATGGCGAATCACCTAAGAAAATAGTTTTAACTAAGGAAGCCGTGTCACCTAAAAAAACTGTATCACCTAAGGAGGTCGTGTCACCTAAAGAAATGATTTcacttaaaaatattgtatcaTCTAAAGTAATAGTTCCACCGGAAGAAGCCGTGTCTCCTAAAAAACTAGTTTCACCTAAAGAAACTGCATCACTTGTAAAGACTGACTCGCTTAAAGAAGTTATTTCACCTATAGAAGTTGTATCGCCTAAAAATACTGAATCCCTTAAAAAAGTCGTGTCACCTAAAGAGGTTCAATCTCTTAAAGGATTAACATCACCTAAAGAACTTGTATCGCCTACAGAGGGCGTATCGCCTAAAGAAGCCATATCACTTAAAGATACTATATTACCTGAGGCGGATGTATCACATAAAGAAGTTAAGTCACCTAAAGAAGCTGTATTACCTAAAGAGGCAGTATCGCCTAAAGAGGATGTATCACCTAAATACGGTAAATCTCTGAAAGAAACCACGTCATCTAAAGAAATTGTGTCACCTAGAGATGCTGAATTTCTTAAAGAAATCACGTTACCTAAAGAATCTGTGTCTCCTAAAGAAGTCATATCACCTAAAGAAATCGTATCACCTAAAAAGGCTGTATCAACTAAAGAGGTTGAATCTCCTAAAGAAGTTGTATCAACGAAAGACGTTATGCCACCAAAAGTTATGGCAGCGCCTCAAGAGGCCGTATCACCTAAAGGGGCCGAATCAATTGAAGAGGCTGTAATGCCTAAAGAAGTTGTATTATCGATAGAGGCTGTATCACCTAAAGAGACAATATCACCTAAAAAACCTGAATCTTCTAAAGAAGTTGTATCGCCTAAAGGGGCTGAGTCACCTAAAGAGGCCGTATCACCAAAAGAAATTATATCACCTAAAGGGGGTGAATCTTCTAAAGAAATTGGATCATCTATTGTGGGCGTATCACCTGAACTGACTACGTCACCTAATAAACAATTATCACCTAAAGAGGTCGTGTCACCCAAAGAAGTTGTATCACCTAAAGAGGCTGAATTGCCTGAAGAGGCTGTATCGCCTAAAGAAGTTGGATCATCAATATATGCTGTATCACCTGAAGAGACAATATCACCTAAAAAACCTGAACCTCCTAAAGAAGTTGTATCACTTAAAGAGGCTGAATCGCCTCAAGAGGCCATATCACCTAAAGAGGCTGAATCGCCTAACGAGGCTACATCGCCTAAAGGAGTTGTATCACCAATAGATACTGTATCACCTGAAGAGACAATATCACCTAAAGAAGCTGAATCTGCTAAAGAACTTGTATCGCCTAAAGAGGCTGAGTCAGCTAAAGAGGCCGTATCACCTAAAGAAGTTATATTACCGAAAGAGGCTATATCACCAAAAGATATTGTATCGCCTAAAGAGGCCATACCACTAAAAGAAATTGTATCACCTAAAGAGGATGAATCACCTAAAGAGGATGAATCACCTAAAGAGGATGAATCTTCTAAAGAAATTGGATTACCTGTAGTGGGTTCATCACCTGAACGGACTACGTCACCTAATAAACATTTATCTCCTAAAGAGGTTGTGTCACCTAAAGAAGTTGTATCATCCAAAGAGGCTGAATTGCCTAAAGAGGCCTTATCACCTAAAGAAGTTATATCATCGAAAGAGGTTATATCACCAAAAGATATCGCATCGCCTAAAGAAGCCGTATCACCTACACTAATTGTATCACCTAAAAAAGCTTTATCACGTAAAGATGGTGAATCTTTTAAAGAAATTGGATCACCTATAGTTGGTGCATCACCTGAACAGACTACGTCACTTAATGAACAATTATCTCCGAAAGAGGTTGTGTCACCCAAAGAAGTATCTCCTAAAGAGGCTGAATCGCGTAAAGAGGATGTATCACCTCAAGAAATTATATCACCGAAAGAGGTTACATCACCAGAAGATACCGCATCGCCTAAACAGGCCGTATCACCTCAAGAAATTGTATCGCCTATAGAGGGTGCTTCACCTGTAAAGACTTCGTCAcccaaagaaaaaatatctcCTAAAGAGGTTGTGTCACCAAAAGAAGTTGTATCGCCTAAAGAGACCGTATCACCTAAAGAAGTTATATCACCGAAAGAAATTGTATCGTCTAAAGAGGCTGAATCACCTAAACAGGCCGTACCACCTCAAGAAGTTGTATCACCTAAAGAGGCTATGTCACCAAAACATATTGCATCGCCTAAAGAGACCGTGTCACCTAAAGAAGTTATATCACCGAAAGAAATTGTATCGTCTAAAGAGGCTGAATCACCTAAACAGGCCGTACCACCTCAAGAAGTTGTATCACCTAAAGAGGCTATGTCACCAAAACATATTGCATCGCCTAAAGAGACCGTGTCACCTAAAGAAGTTGTATCATCGAAAGAGGTTGAATCGCCTAAAAAAGCTGTATCACTTGGAGAAGTCGTATCGCCTCAAGAAGCTGAATCACTTAAAGAGTCTAAATCTACTAAACATGAATCACCTGAAGAAGTCTTGCCGGCTAAAGAGGCCTCTCTTAAACATGTCTCATTACCTAAGAAAGACTCATCATCTAAAGAAATTGTATATCTTAAAGACCGTGGTCCATTGGAACAATCGACTGTAGAAATAAGTACAGTAGATAAGAAACCTCATACATCTACATCATCATCCACAAGTGTTTCAATGGAGGTAAGTATGCCCCGCTTACTTCGAAGTTTAAGTAGAAAATCTACTTTTGATTTAAAAACAGAAGTAGGTTACGAGGACTTGGATGAATCTGGCACACAACTTAAGGACAAAGAAACTACACCACCAAAAGAAGGTTCTATTCTCACCCATCCCCACGTGGAACAAGAATTGAAACCAAAGAAATCTTTCAAGCTTTCTGATATTGCAGTGTTTGCAAAAGAACCACTGGAAAAAGAAACTACAGCCACTCAAGAAGAAAATTCTCCTTGGCCGCTTAATAGCAGAAGAAAATCTTCTGAACCAAACGTGTTCCCGTATAAGAAAACATCTATTACGGATCAATCAGAAGATGAGGAGCCGCCTAAGCCTAGTCATGAAAGACGTAAGTCAACGGTTCTTGGCGTCGATAAGGCAGCCGTCGAAGAGGAGTTATCTCATATAAAGTATTCTCAAGATGAGGCCATTGTTCCTTTCGAAACTGAAGAATGGGAATTAGATAAAAGACCAAAATCTTCTGAAGTAGAAATAGAACTGAATAAAATCACATATTCACAAGAAGATAAGAAAAAAGTCGAACAATTACCATCTGAAGCTGCCTCAGTGATAGAGCGGTCTCTTTTACCTCCACCAGATGAAAGACTCTCCACAGGAAGTGCAACCACTTATAAAAGCTATGAAACTCCACTGTTGAAACAAGAAAGTAAACTTTATTCATCGAGTGAGTCGATGCAGGAAATAGATGAAAAAGTGGCTTCGAAATCGATAGGTAAAAAAATGAAAGATCTTATGCAAGGCTCAAAGCCAAAAGTCTTACAATCAAAGGATACTTTGCAAATGGAGGACGAGAGACAGAATTTAAAATTGCTTCTCAAAGAAATGCAGCAAAAAGAACTTACTGGAGACGAACTGCCCGATAGTACAGGTTTAGCTATTCATGATGAACCACAGAAACCAACTTTACCTAATATACCTAGTACTTACGATCCAAAAGATCATAAAGCTTTTCTTACATTTAACGAAGATGTAGAAACATTTGAAGTGCCTAAAGGTGACAAATATTCCATAAGTAGCAATGCTGATGCAGAAAAGAAGAAACAATTTCATGCACAATCAATAATGTCATATGTCgacgatattaaaaaaaaagccaaAGCATCTCCTGAAACTATCGTTGAGCCAGAAACAGAGcccataaaaaaaacattgactATGAGAGAATTATTAGAAAAGGAACGTGCTGACTTGTCACCGGTTGATAGTGTATCTCACACCAGCTACGGCGTGGAAGACTTCATCATGAAAGAGAAGTCGTCCAAAATTGCAAAGGAAGTTCCCGTAAGACAAGTTTCTGCAAAGGATATTCCTGTAAAACAAGTTCCTGCAAAAGTTTCTGGAAAGGAAGGGCCTAGTAAAGGAAAAGACATGTCTAAAATAATTGAATCTGATTCAAGTGTAGAAGTGTATCTTGAAACGGAACCAGATGAAAAGAAGCCTAAAATACCACGCGGACATGTTCGATTGAATGTTGAGGAAGGCGAAAATGAGCAAGAGAAGATGAATAAAGATGAAAAGGAGAGTGGCGCTGACGCTAAAAGTCCACCGAAATAG